Genomic DNA from Chelonia mydas isolate rCheMyd1 chromosome 6, rCheMyd1.pri.v2, whole genome shotgun sequence:
ACGGACAGTGGGTTGGAGGGGACAGTTGGATGAATAGGAAATGGGTTGGGATGGTCAGAGGAATGGATGGTTGGCTGGGATGGGAGATCGGTTGGCCTAATCAGATGGATGGGATGGCTGGATGGACACGGGATGGGTTGGTCACATGGATGGATGGTACTGTTGGTCAGGTGGAGGGATGGGATGGGTTGGTCAGGTGGATGGATGGGATGGGTTGGGCTGATCAGACGGATGGATCGATGGATGGCTGGTTGGGTTGGTCAGATGGATGGATAGTTGGTATGGACGGATTGGGGATGGGTTGGTCAGACGAATGGATGGCTGGTAGAGATGGGACAATGGCTGCTTGGGTTGGTCAGACGGATGGATGGAGAATGGGTTGGTCAGCTGGATGGATGACTGGTTGGGATGGGATAATGGATGGTTGGGTTGGTTGgtcggatggatggatggatgatgggtTGGACTGGtcggatggatggatggctggctggctggttgggATGAGACGATGGATGGTTGGGTTGGTCAGAcgaatggatggagaatgggttGGGTTGGTCAGACGGATGGAGGAAGGGTGGGTTGGGATGGGATAATGGATGGTTGGGTTGGTCGGATGGATGGCAGGATGGAGAATGGGTTGGGTGGGTCAGCTGGATGGATGACATGGGATAATGGATGGTTGGGTTGGTCGGATGGATGGATGTGGAATGGGTTGGGTTGgctggacagatggatggatggagaatGGGTTGGGTAGGtcggatggatggagggaggatTGGGATAGGATGATGGACTGAGTTGGAAGTTTGGTTCGGTTTGATTGGCTGGGTTGGACTAAATTAGGCTGATGGATTGTGTTGGACGGTGACACTCATTCAGAGGGCTGGACGGAGATACAGAACTGGCGGACATCTCACCCTCGCAGAAGAACATATCCCAGACACGCAGCACAGAACTCCAGGGCAGGGTGCGGGAGAAGATGCACATGAACCACTCCGTCATGTAGAGGATGGGGTCGATCTTGTATTTCTTCAGGTGCCGATAGGCCATGGGGGATGCCCGGCGCAGCAGGGCAAAGAAGATCTCTCCATCCAGCTGGATGGCTTCCTGCCAGGGGACGGGAACACAtcagccccttccccaactctgccattccccacctgccccaccccatccccaaacaccctcctttgtcccctcccccatctcccaacactcccccttcacccccattcctcactgctctcccccacagggctcccctctcctgccatcaacccccctccttccccatacgctcccccctgtccccatcccccaaaaCCAACACACCCCTCTCCACCAATGATCACTTGGCAGAATTCCCCTCCCAGAGAGGGGGAGGTGGACCCCAGCCCCGAGaccgccctgccctgctccaccaaTGGGGGTGCTACTCACCAGTCCGGCACTGTAATAACCTGGCAGGTACTTCTCACAGATCTGCACCAGGCACCAGAAGGCTTGCTGCGGGGACGGAGAGAAGTGAGAcacatcagacagacagacatctagACACCAAGAGACGCAACAGACACTAGAGAGAAAGGATCCAACCCCAAGGCATATCTGCGCTATGTCGACAGAACGGGTTTCCTCCCCTCCATGTGGTTAATCCAGCTCCTTCTGTTGACCGAGCCACGTCTACCCTGGGGCGTAGGTCGACCTCACTGCGGTGCTCAGAGCGAGATTCTCCCAGCCCGGAGTGGCACAGATAGGTCACTTCAAGTTCTAGCTGTAGACTAGGTCTCAGAGACCCCCCAAGAGAGGAGACCCAGGCACGCACCTAGGatatgtccacacacacacacacacacacaggcatgtTCCTAATCCACATCAGCTAACTCGGACTGGAATAGCCGCTCAGGTGTTACTGCTATTTTAACTCCAGTTAGCTACCAGGGGTTAAAACACACACGGAggtttttgcagtgcagacacaccctaaGAGAGTCCCGGGCACACCCACAGCCAGTCAGAAAACACAGAAATGGTGgaagggggaggttgggggggaaaCCCCAACATGCGTAACCAGGGAAAGATGATGCACGCCACGGACAGACTGACCAGACTGGGATGGACAGAGCAACAGACAATGCTTCAGGCTGGAGAGACAGAGGAAGAAACAGGAGCCGGAAAACACAGACACATAAAACACAGTCATGCAAAAGAGACCTGGACAGACGGACAAACTGCATGGACACTATCTCAGATGGGAGGGGTATTGCCCAGAGAAGGGGACAGAACCTCAGCCCtgcagctctaaccactagacccactcgcctcccagagctgggacagaacccaggagtcctggctcccaggctccccTCCTCTAatccaccagcccccactccctgttcacagctgggatagaacccaggagtcctgactcccagccccaaatCCAAGCAGTGCCCGGAGGTAAAACCAGCCAGACATGTAAGAAGCGAGAGATCGGGGGAGGCGTGACGCTGGGACTTTCCCAAAAGGAAGGGGGGAGCTCTCGCTCAGCCACAGGGGGCGCTAGCGGGCTGCTCTTACCTCAGCGGGCATGTGCATCAGCAGGACAGCAGCCACGGGGGCCTGGGCCTGGCAGTACCCTTCGTCGGGCCGGTAAATGGTGTAGGCTTTTAGGATGCGGTATAAATCCTGCTGCCTGTGGGCAGGAAAGGGACGGGGGTTAGACACACGGAGGGGCCTtgccctctagggggcgccggctccagTCCCAGGGCGGAgattggctggctcaggggatggggaatgggacacagggccttgccctctagggggcgccggctccagccccagggcagggactggctgactcaggggatggggaatgggacatggggcctgtcccctctagggggtgccagctccagcctcagggcggggactggctggctcaggggatggggaatgggacatggggcctgtcccctctagggggcgccggctccagccccagggcggggactggctggctcaggggatggggaatgggacacggggcctgtcccctctagggggtgccggcTCCAGCctcagggcggggactggctggctcaggggatggggaatgggacatggggcctgtcccctctaggggacgccggctccagccccagggcggggactggctggctcaggggatggggaatgggacacggggcctgtcccctctagggggcgctggctctgatccagctcAGGAAAGGGACTAGGAGGTTCTGGTCCAATGGAGGCTCCCCACCCCGGTCACTCACCCATGGCCTCCCCTGGCGGCAAACATCTCATGGAAGGGGAACTGCCGGTGCAGATCCTTTTCAATCACATCCAGCCACTTGGGGTCCCCGGGCTGGCGCTCCAGCTCCTAGGAGTCAGGGGGACAGGGGGTGAGACGCTGCCCGTCACCCCCAcgcctctccctgtcccccagaACCACCCCCCAGGGGGAGGCCGCGCACCTCAAATTTGTTGGGGTTCTGATCCAGGAGCTCCTTGCTGTTCGACAGCAACTGCCAGGCTTTGGCACGGAGAGAAGAGGGGATTCCCTTCCGACAGCGCAGCTTCACCTGCCCAAACAGGAGCCGCCATGTTagcacagcacagcgccccctgctgggagcggctgggactggaggagccaggagctcctcccacagccagggccccgccccccccacagcgccccctgctgggagcagcctggattggaggagctgggagctcccccacagccagcgccccaccccctccccacagcgacCCCTGCCAGAAGCGGCCGGGACTGGAGGAGCCAGGagctcctcccacagccagggccccaccccctccccacagcgccccctgctgggagcggCCTGGattggaggagctgggagctcccccacagccagcgccccaccccctccccacagcgacCCCTGCCAGAAGCGGCCGGGACTGGAGGAGCCAGGagctcctcccacagccagggccccgccccctccccacagcgccccctgctgggagcggCCTGGattggaggagctgggagctcccccacagccagcgccccgccctctccccacaGCGACCCCTGCCAGAAGCGGCCGGGACTGGAGGAGCCAGGagctcctcccacagccagcgccccgccccctccccacagcaccccctgctgggagcagccggtcctggagtagctgggagctcccccacagccagcgccccgccctctccccacaGCGACCCCTGCCAGGAGCGGCCAAGACTGGAGGAGCCAGGagctcctcccacagccagcgccccgccccctccccacagcaccccctgctgggagcagccGGTCCTGGAGTAGCTaggagctcccccacagccagcgccccaccctctccccacagcgacccctgccaggagctgccagGGCTGCAGAAGCTACTCACCTTCTGGAATCGCCGTGACAGCCATTTATCCCAGTGGGAAAACATATCGAGCCATTTGAGCTCCCGCTGCCGCGCCACGTCCACCGGGATGGCGCTCTccctgcggggagggaggggatcagTGACACGGAGCAGCCACACCCCACCGGCCAGGTAGAGGGGAGGACTGCCAGTGGGGCGAGCTttcccacagcagtgccatggggggggggagcagggctgctggcactGGGAGCTGCCCCACCCACAGGAGGgcatgggaggggatgggggggcacgAAGCAGACCACCCCCGCTGGGGTACGTAGGCTCCCAGACTGCAATGCGAACTGGGGCCCTATCAATCCATCTAGGATGTTTGTAATTATAATAGGGACCTCAGctcccccctcagctctgccggtgcccctcactccttacccgcagccccctgccaacccagccctgccctccagccagccctgccagtgcccctcactcctgacccgcagccccctgccaacccagccctgccctccagccagccctgccagtgcccctcactccttacccgcagcccccagccagccctgccagtgcccctcactcctgacccgcagccccctgctagcccagccctgcccccacccctagctCTACCAAAGCTCCATCCCAGGGATGCCATGGGTGGGTTTGACCGGAAGTGAAATTAACAAGGTCCAAAGTGAAACAGACCAGCCCGGTTCCATTCCCCCAGGAGGAAGAAGGAAACACATGGGTCTGAAATGATTTTGCATCCGATAGAGCCAGGGaggctcccctccagccccaccgcAGCAGCCTCCCAGTACCAGCAGACGAGCTCTCAGTTCCTACTTCAAAACGCCTCGTGCTGCCGATTCCCGAGAAGCCCCCCTGCCTGTTCTCTCCCCTTCCCGGAGCTGTGTGAAGGCCCAACCGAAGGGGGAGACAGGGCCTTCCCTCTCTGGGGGGCACCAGCTCCgaccctgccccaggctggggaacTAGCTGGCTcaaggggaaggggacagggacacggagcctttcccctctagaTCAAAAACGGGGAAGCCATCCCAAACGGATGCCCTGTCATGTGATGAGTCTGTTGGGTCTCAGCCAATGCGTCCCCAGcctctccattccccaccccccaccctccccgcccTGCCATGGGTGATGATGAGgcccccagcagcctcagcagacAGGCCAAGGGCAGAACGGTCCATGAAGGTGGCCTTGGGGTATATgccaggggggagggggtccaGACTGAGCTCAGACTCCACAGGACCAGGGTAGGGAgtggatgggcagggggagggcggagaaacaggaagagcagggaggggaaacaggaagTGGTAGCTTGGGGCTGCCTCATTGAGAAACTCAGGAAGGGAAGTGGGGGCGTTTGCACgagcgtgggggggggagggagaagctgggAGATGCCCCTTCTACACCATCTCCCCCCACTGCAGAGCTGTGTCCGGAGGGTCTGTCTCCCCCCACGGCCCAGCCCTTCCACAGCCTAGTCTCTCCCCCCACGGCCTAGTCTCTCTCCCCACGGCCCCGCCATCCCACGGCCCAGTCTCCCCCCCCACGgcccagtctccccctctcccacaagcatcagcccctccccacccaggccccacACCACACCCAAGTCTTCCCCCACATCCATACCTGTGCCCAAtatccccacctcttccccctcggCCCCAGCTCAATCCTTCCCTGCCAGGCCCAGTCTCCCCACCCATCTGATCTGACCCCTCATCCTGGtcttcccctgctcccttccccaccagGATCAGCCCCTTGGCCCAGCCAATCTGGTCTTGCCTTCTCCCGTCCCCTCGGTCTCCCCAACCCAGTTTCCCCTGCCTCCAGATCAGCCCCTGGGCCTAGCTTCCAACCCCGTGGTTCCTCCACTcagtcattccccctccccccacccctgagcctgcacacagcccccggGCCTCAGCTGCATGGCGGGGgaggccctgagccccagggatgGGATAGACCCCACCCAGCGTGGAAAGACACCTGCTTCAGTCAAGCCACCCATGTGACAAGCAGGCCAGGTCtcggcccctgccccccaactccgacCAGGGCTAGTTTGTGGGGGGCGAGGGGAGACAGGGGGCCGGACGGGGAAGTGATCTCAAGTTTGCTAGGAGTTTTGTTTCGGcctgggagggggatggagggacaGTGGCTCCCAGGGACAGAAAACAGGACTAAGCGGGCTTCAGGCATGGCTCCCCCAAGGCGATATTCCTGGGAGGCAGcatggggctgggcggggaggctgtgggtcgggagagcagggaagatccctgctccaggcactccACAGCTCtcggcctctctgctgaggctgccagggctgggctgggcagcacCTGCGGGCCCTGCACAAATCTGGGCTAAGACCCACCACACTTGCTTCCTGCTGTGGACAGTGACTGGGGGGCAGCGGGGAATGGCTGTCCGACACTGGGAACAGAtgggagctggtgccccctagaggggaaaggccctgggtccatttcccaccccagccccgttCAGTGCCCTGGGACCAGCTCAGAGATGgcgcccctagaggggaaaggtcccACCCCtgtgagccagccagccccctgccctggcgcCAGaccagagccagcgccccctagagaggAAAGAGCAAACGTGAGGGGGGGTGGCTCGGGTACTCACGGCATCCCCGAGTACTGGTTGCCCCCCAAGAAGCCGTATTTGTCTGTTCTCCGGTAGGCCAAGCCATTGATCTCCGAGTCCGAGCCCAGGGAGCTGACGTCGTCCAGGAAGCCGGGGCCACTCAGGGACTCCAAGGTGCCCGACATGAGGCTGACCGAATCCAGGTAACTCAGGGTGTCTGGAGCCGGCGGGGGCCTGGGAGGTGGGATTCCGGGACCCAGGCTGGACTGCGACCCCGTGTCCTGGGAGGTGGTGCAACCCAGGCCTGCGGGCCCCTCCGTCGCAGTGGGGGAGCTGGTCTCCGGCGCCACCGGGCTGGGCGCCACCACCATCACGGCCGGCGAGGGGAAGGGCGCCGGGAGGGGCTTAACCGGGGTGCACGGGGGTGCAGTTTCCATGGCGGCAGACGGCGTGGGAGAGGCCACCGGCGCGGTGACGGCTTCCGGGGGACCCGCCACCACGTCGACCCCGGCCAGCTGCGTCGTTGCCACGGAAACCATCCCCTCGGCGGCCGCCATGGTGGCTACGGCTGCTGTTGCCACGGGAGACGCCGCCGGATCGCCGACGCTGTCCGTCAGCGCCGGACACGCCACCCCGCTGCTCGTCGCCGCTGCCACGCTGCCCGGCGACGCCGTCGCGTTGCCTAGAGGTGCCGCCCCGCAGCCGGTAGCTGCCGGAGACGCCGGCAGGTTGCCCGGAGACGCCGCCGGAGACGCCGCCCCGCTGCCAGTTGCCCCCACGGTGcccggagccgccgccgccgccgggccgCCCGCCGCCGCCCCGCGGCCCCCGGGCCCGGCCGAGGCCGAGGGCGCCGTGGCCGGGGCTCTGGGGGCCGGGGCGGGTGGCGTCGCCATGGCGCTCATCTTGGCGGCGTAGAGGGCCGAGCGGGGGGCGTTGTACCGGGGCGGGGGCGACGGGGCGTCGCCGGCCCCCATCTCCATGGCGACAGccggctcctccccccccccagcccttgggGGGGGGCGGCCTAGTTGCCCCCACCGAAGCCTGGCCtagagtggtgggggagggaggcggaggcAGGAGCCTGGCTGGGTCCCTGCCTTAGCCTGAGCATCCAGCAACCAGAAGCCAGGGCGAGCCCCCCCCAGGCTGCGCGCGCAGCCCAGCAGTGCCACGTGGGAGGGCGGCCAATCCCAGGCCGGGAGGGCAATCGGGCCAGCCAattagaggggaggagggtggctggCGGGCGGGTCCGCGTGGGCGGGAGCGGCTGCGGGCTGGGCCAGTCAGGGCAAGGAAGGTCGGGGTTCCGGCCAATCGGGAGATGGCGATCAAAGAGGAAGGGCGGGTGAGAGAAGGGCTAGGGTGATGGGGCGGGACCAGTGGGCATGTGGCCAATCAGAGAAGAGGTATCGCCCCAGCCGCCCAATCGGAAGGTGGGGTTAAACCAATCAATACAGAGACAGGAGAGACGGGCCTGTGAGAGGAAGGGGCGGATCTAGCGCGACATTCCAGCCAATCCCAGGAGAACCGGCGTTAGGTCAGCCAATTAGCGTCAAGAAGGGGTTGCAGCTCAACCAATCAGTGTCGGGGACACCTCCAGCTGTCACGGGCGACCGGAGCGCCTTGTCTGTCGGCCAATAAAACATCGGAGCGGGAAACTGACCGGCGACTCCTCGGGCCAATGAGCGCGGACTTAGGGCGGGAGTGGCAGGCTCCTCGACAAATGGACACCCAAGAGCGGGCAGCTTCCCGGAAGCTCAGAATGGGGCGCCCTCCGCCaagggggaggggctgttggTGACAGTTGGGCGGTTGATTGGCGGTTGTCTCAGCCAATAGGAGAGGAGGGCTGGCGGAAGCGGCAGCCAATGGgcagggaggcggggaggggcacAGCAGCAGCCAATGGGACGGGGGTTGTGGGTTGGCCGTGTTGAAAAGGATTCTGGGAGTTTGGTCAAGGGGTGCTAGACCAgctagagggggagggggagccaggactcctgggttctctccccagctctgggaggggagtgggggctggtgggttgggggggctgggagcccggacgcctgggttctctccccagctctgggaggggagtgggggctggtgggttgggggggctgggagcccggactcctgggttctctccccagctctgggaggggagtgggggctggtgggttgggggggggctgggagccaggactcctgggttctctccccagctctgggaggggagtgggggctggtgggttgcGGGGGGCTGgaagcccggactcctgggttctctgcctagcttgggggaggggtgaggtCCCAGGCTTTCCTGGCAGGTGCTGCCcatgcgggggcgggggcgggggcggggggggggattggaGTCACATGGGATGAAATGGCAGGTCCCTGTGCGGGGGGGTCACCCATGGGGGTGGCAGAAGGGGGGGCTGGAAACAGCCCAGCacctgctggggcgggggggcagggttggCTCAGCAGGGCTGCAGGAGCCCCTGGGGACGGGGTTACCCtgcgctgggggggctgggccggcccctcctccccctggacACTTCTCTCCTTCGTGTGGATCAAGACCCGAAGgaccccccctttccctcccacccccggcctcttcccatcccctcttCACACgcgagggctgggagtcaggtctcctgggttctctgggaggggagtgaggtgggacAGGGAGCCCGAAAAAGCTGACGCTGGTTCTTGTTTATAACCATAACACAGGGCTgcgcccccgcccctgccctcacctgcatgtgtgttcactctgggccCTAAGGATGGCCACTGCATCATTTGGAGCCTGTTTGCAGAGTCCTTTGGAgctctggggtgtggggggagcttcTGCACAAGATTCCCCGCCCCGTCAACTTGCCCCTCAACCCATCTCGCCTGGTTTGTCCTCCAGGATCGACCCCGTGGCTTATCCAGCTcggttttccccctcccctgtgccagccCTTGGCACATGGGGGCAGGTGGTAGATCCGAGTGTGTGTTGGGTGCGGGGCACGAGGCTGGCCCCTAACCAGGGATCGGtgtgccctgggggtggggagggccacCCCAGGGCTGGACTGAGTGGCGTGAAGGCTGCCAACTTCTTGGTGGCTCTGAGGAGACAGCTGGTGCCGCCCGTCTTGAGAAGCAAACTTTCTCAGGGATGCCCCGATAGCCAGGAacggggagggggacagacagaGGGATACGGCGCACACAGGATAGTcccacacagtccctgccccggggcACAGAGGCCAAGcactggggtgggatggggtgaccCCATAGTGGGGACCCTTATTGGGGTGACACAAATGAGAGCAACGGGAGAGACTCGGGGTTCAGGAACAGGGGACTTGGATCTTGTGGGGGGACCTGTATAGGGGTGACACATGGAGGGTGGGGGAACTGATCCTTTCAGTGGGGACCT
This window encodes:
- the TBC1D10B gene encoding TBC1 domain family member 10B isoform X2, which translates into the protein MEMGAGDAPSPPPRYNAPRSALYAAKMSAMATPPAPAPRAPATAPSASAGPGGRGAAAVGATGSGAASPAASPGNLPASPAATGCGAAPLGNATASPGSVAAATSSGVACPALTDSVGDPAASPVATAAVATMAAAEGMVSVATTQLAGVDVVAGPPEAVTAPVASPTPSAAMETAPPCTPVKPLPAPFPSPAVMVVAPSPVAPETSSPTATEGPAGLGCTTSQDTGSQSSLGPGIPPPRPPPAPDTLSYLDSVSLMSGTLESLSGPGFLDDVSSLGSDSEINGLAYRRTDKYGFLGGNQYSGMPESAIPVDVARQRELKWLDMFSHWDKWLSRRFQKVKLRCRKGIPSSLRAKAWQLLSNSKELLDQNPNKFEELERQPGDPKWLDVIEKDLHRQFPFHEMFAARGGHGQQDLYRILKAYTIYRPDEGYCQAQAPVAAVLLMHMPAEQAFWCLVQICEKYLPGYYSAGLEAIQLDGEIFFALLRRASPMAYRHLKKYKIDPILYMTEWFMCIFSRTLPWSSVLRVWDMFFCEGVKIVFRVGLVLLRNALGSVDKLRSCQGMYETMEKLRNLPAQSMQEDFLINEVVNLPVTEALIERENTTQLKKWRENRGELQYKPSRRLHGSRAIHEECHRMNPALTPSASLLSLTGFKQRATRGGSMGGNFSPAHPTGSLAASADPAPAAAPGQVVSEGLHPALPSPTGNNAPLGGPKKGGTKEKKKEKEREKQEKERERLQKEREKQEKKEKEKLERKQQKERAKEEAKQKKEKKVSMRRKEPKAPPRAEDGGQDGDPPAGSVLQDTYF
- the TBC1D10B gene encoding TBC1 domain family member 10B isoform X1 produces the protein MEMGAGDAPSPPPRYNAPRSALYAAKMSAMATPPAPAPRAPATAPSASAGPGGRGAAAGGPAAAAAPGTVGATGSGAASPAASPGNLPASPAATGCGAAPLGNATASPGSVAAATSSGVACPALTDSVGDPAASPVATAAVATMAAAEGMVSVATTQLAGVDVVAGPPEAVTAPVASPTPSAAMETAPPCTPVKPLPAPFPSPAVMVVAPSPVAPETSSPTATEGPAGLGCTTSQDTGSQSSLGPGIPPPRPPPAPDTLSYLDSVSLMSGTLESLSGPGFLDDVSSLGSDSEINGLAYRRTDKYGFLGGNQYSGMPESAIPVDVARQRELKWLDMFSHWDKWLSRRFQKVKLRCRKGIPSSLRAKAWQLLSNSKELLDQNPNKFEELERQPGDPKWLDVIEKDLHRQFPFHEMFAARGGHGQQDLYRILKAYTIYRPDEGYCQAQAPVAAVLLMHMPAEQAFWCLVQICEKYLPGYYSAGLEAIQLDGEIFFALLRRASPMAYRHLKKYKIDPILYMTEWFMCIFSRTLPWSSVLRVWDMFFCEGVKIVFRVGLVLLRNALGSVDKLRSCQGMYETMEKLRNLPAQSMQEDFLINEVVNLPVTEALIERENTTQLKKWRENRGELQYKPSRRLHGSRAIHEECHRMNPALTPSASLLSLTGFKQRATRGGSMGGNFSPAHPTGSLAASADPAPAAAPGQVVSEGLHPALPSPTGNNAPLGGPKKGGTKEKKKEKEREKQEKERERLQKEREKQEKKEKEKLERKQQKERAKEEAKQKKEKKVSMRRKEPKAPPRAEDGGQDGDPPAGSVLQDTYF